The Chitinophagaceae bacterium genome window below encodes:
- a CDS encoding acyl-CoA thioesterase, with protein MNEYVKHFELRWADVDANFHVSHSRYYELGAHCRMSFLIEHGITIELLQELKIGPILFKEECIFRKEIHASEMIDVNMMLSKCKRDGSKWSARHELKKQMEPLLPSSMQILHG; from the coding sequence ATGAATGAATATGTAAAACATTTTGAACTTCGCTGGGCCGATGTAGATGCAAATTTTCATGTGAGTCATTCAAGATATTATGAACTGGGAGCTCATTGCCGCATGAGTTTTTTAATTGAACATGGTATAACAATTGAACTGTTGCAGGAATTGAAGATTGGTCCGATCCTTTTCAAGGAAGAATGTATTTTCAGAAAAGAAATTCATGCAAGCGAAATGATAGATGTGAATATGATGCTATCAAAATGTAAACGGGATGGTTCAAAGTGGAGTGCAAGACATGAACTGAAAAAGCAGATGGAACCATTGCTGCCATCATCAATGCAGATCTTGCATGGATGA
- a CDS encoding J domain-containing protein: protein MKDYYAILEIPVTASIPEIKQAYRRLVMIYHPDKNNDDPYSLTKFNEIKEAYEILINPGKKELYLQERWSSKAKGRKPGEKMITPPNVLIQILELNKAVADMDIHRMDHRGVADKIKQLLNQDVIDRLLAFNEAEVNQSIVHSLIHAIQSLPLKQIKEITNHLSPLLAKDEAGRKKINQLILLKQKQQQQDRLQPVAIFILVVAICALIWFTGKH, encoded by the coding sequence TTGAAAGATTATTACGCAATATTAGAGATCCCGGTAACCGCCAGTATTCCTGAAATTAAGCAGGCATACCGCAGGCTCGTGATGATTTATCACCCGGATAAAAATAATGATGACCCCTATTCGCTTACAAAATTCAATGAAATAAAAGAGGCTTACGAAATACTCATCAACCCCGGTAAAAAAGAATTATACCTGCAGGAAAGATGGTCATCGAAAGCAAAAGGAAGAAAACCGGGTGAAAAAATGATCACACCTCCCAATGTTCTGATTCAGATACTGGAACTCAATAAGGCAGTTGCTGATATGGATATACACCGTATGGATCACAGGGGAGTTGCTGATAAAATCAAACAGTTATTGAACCAGGATGTAATAGACAGGCTGCTTGCATTCAATGAAGCCGAGGTGAATCAATCCATCGTTCACTCTTTGATACACGCCATCCAGTCATTGCCATTAAAACAAATAAAGGAAATTACCAATCACCTGTCCCCGCTTTTAGCGAAGGATGAAGCTGGCAGAAAAAAAATTAACCAACTCATCCTCTTAAAACAAAAACAGCAGCAGCAGGATCGTTTGCAACCAGTTGCTATTTTCATCCTTGTTGTTGCCATTTGTGCACTCATCTGGTTTACAGGAAAACATTAA